From Toxorhynchites rutilus septentrionalis strain SRP chromosome 2, ASM2978413v1, whole genome shotgun sequence, a single genomic window includes:
- the LOC129768011 gene encoding inositol monophosphatase 1 isoform X1, whose amino-acid sequence MALDLDECYTHVMGLVEEAGRIIASRNYGEKSVVEKSSNIDLLTETDQQVERLLMDGITGKYSDHRFIGEEETSAGTKAELTDAPTWIIDPVDGTMNFVHSFPHSCISIALLVNKIAEIGIIYNPMLNQKFTARRGKGAFLNEKPIRVSGETRLEYALATTEFGTSRDEEKTTIVLENIGKLVREIHGMRSLGSAALNMAMVALGGADFNYEFGIHAWDIAAGDLLVREAGGVCLDPSGGPLDLMSRRVLCASSQELADKVSTRLTQYYPQPRD is encoded by the exons ATGGCACTCGATCTAGATGAGTGCTACACCCACGTCATGGGATTGGTGGAGGAAGCTGGACGA ATAATAGCTTCCAGAAATTATGGGGAAAAAAGTGTCGTGGAGAAATCCAGCAACATCGATCTGCTGACGGAAACTGACCAACAAGTTGAGCGCCTTCTTATGGATGGTATTACTGGGAAATATTCCGATCATAG ATTTATTGGCGAAGAGGAAACAAGTGCTGGAACGAAGGCGGAACTTACAGATGCACCAACGTGGATAATCGATCCGGTCGATGGAACCATGAATTTCGTACATAGCTTTCCACACTCGTGCATTTCGATCGCTTTGTTAGTGAATAAG ATTGCAGAAATTGGGATAATTTACAATCCGAtgttgaatcaaaaattcaccgCTCGTCGTGGAAAGGGGGCATTCTTGAATGAAAAACCCATTAGAGTTTCTGGGGAAACTCGTCTGGAATATGCTCTGGCAACCACCGAATTTGGAACCAGTCGTGATGAAGAGAAAACCACCATAGTGCTGGAAAACATTGGAAAATTAGTACGAGAAATTCATGG AATGCGAAGTTTAGGTTCGGCGGCACTTAACATGGCAATGGTTGCTCTAGGAGGAGCCGATTTCAACTACGAGTTTGGTATTCATGCGTGGGACATTGCTGCCGGAGACCTTCTTGTACGAGAAGCTGGAGGAGTTTGTTTAGATCCGTCCGGAGGCCCCCTCGACTTAATGTCGCGGAGGGTTCTGTGTGCGTCTTCGCAAGAGTTGGCGGACAAAGTATCGACGAGATTGACACAATATTACCCTCAGCCAAGGGACTAA
- the LOC129768011 gene encoding inositol monophosphatase 1 isoform X2 yields the protein MDGITGKYSDHRFIGEEETSAGTKAELTDAPTWIIDPVDGTMNFVHSFPHSCISIALLVNKIAEIGIIYNPMLNQKFTARRGKGAFLNEKPIRVSGETRLEYALATTEFGTSRDEEKTTIVLENIGKLVREIHGMRSLGSAALNMAMVALGGADFNYEFGIHAWDIAAGDLLVREAGGVCLDPSGGPLDLMSRRVLCASSQELADKVSTRLTQYYPQPRD from the exons ATGGATGGTATTACTGGGAAATATTCCGATCATAG ATTTATTGGCGAAGAGGAAACAAGTGCTGGAACGAAGGCGGAACTTACAGATGCACCAACGTGGATAATCGATCCGGTCGATGGAACCATGAATTTCGTACATAGCTTTCCACACTCGTGCATTTCGATCGCTTTGTTAGTGAATAAG ATTGCAGAAATTGGGATAATTTACAATCCGAtgttgaatcaaaaattcaccgCTCGTCGTGGAAAGGGGGCATTCTTGAATGAAAAACCCATTAGAGTTTCTGGGGAAACTCGTCTGGAATATGCTCTGGCAACCACCGAATTTGGAACCAGTCGTGATGAAGAGAAAACCACCATAGTGCTGGAAAACATTGGAAAATTAGTACGAGAAATTCATGG AATGCGAAGTTTAGGTTCGGCGGCACTTAACATGGCAATGGTTGCTCTAGGAGGAGCCGATTTCAACTACGAGTTTGGTATTCATGCGTGGGACATTGCTGCCGGAGACCTTCTTGTACGAGAAGCTGGAGGAGTTTGTTTAGATCCGTCCGGAGGCCCCCTCGACTTAATGTCGCGGAGGGTTCTGTGTGCGTCTTCGCAAGAGTTGGCGGACAAAGTATCGACGAGATTGACACAATATTACCCTCAGCCAAGGGACTAA